Below is a genomic region from Paludicola sp. MB14-C6.
TTATGCAAATAGAAAAACTACTTTCATTTATGTAAGTTCTTGAAAAAATGAAATGTAATACGCGTCATTCATGGACATCCAATAATCGCCATGAGAGTGTTGCCGAACATAGCTGGCGGTTGGCGGTGTTTGCTTATTGTATGAAAGATGAATTTTCTGATATAAACATGGATAAAGTAATGCTTATGTGCTTAACTCATGACATTGGTGAAGCAGTAACAGGCGATATACCATCATTTCTAAAAACAGATACACACGAGGAAAAAGAAGAATTTGCAATTTATGAATTGCTTGATACATTAGATAGTCCGCAAAAAGAAGAACTGAAAGCGCTGTTTCAAGAAATGTTAGCTTTAGAGACGAATGAGGCAAAGCTATATAAAGCATTAGATAAACTTGAAGCGGTTATGCAGCATAATCAAGCAGATTTATCTACATGGATACCGATTGAATATGAACTCAATCAGACTTACGCAAACGAAGAAGTAGAAGCGTTTCCATATCTAAAAGAGCTGCGAGAGATTCTTTGCAAAGAAACGCAAACAAAAATTGCTTTTCAAAATAGAGTGAAATAAAAATCCTCCTAAAAAGGAGGATTTCTTTTTTATACTGATTTCGTTCAAAATTAACATATGTGATTTTAAAGAAATCAGTATTACTTCAAAAGTTCAAGCAACGTAGCTGTAACATAGTCAATTTCGTCATCCGTTAATTTTGTATGCAACGGTAGGGTAATTTCATTTTGATACAACTCAAATGCATTCGGATAATTTTGAATATCGAATCCTATATTTTTATAAGCAGAAAGCAAAGGAAGAGGTTTATAATGGACATTTGCTGAAATGCCACGTTTCGCTAATTCTATTATGATATTGTTGCGAAATGAAATATCTTTTCCCATTAACCGAGTGACATATAAATGACCAGAGGATGCATTGTTTTCGTCATAGTGTGTAAGCGGCTTGACAATGGTTCCTTCAAACGCTTTATTATAGCGTGTAATCATTTCTTTTCTACGAGCCAACATTCCGTCATAACGTTGTAGTTGTCCTAAACCGAGTGATGCCATAATATCGGTCATATTACATTTGTAAGCAGGCGAAACAATATCATATTCCCATGCACCTAACTGAGTTTTTGCAAGTGCATCTTTGGATTGACCATGAAGAGATAATAACATATATTGCTTGTATATATCATCTACATTTTTACTGTCTGTATTAGAGAAAACAGCAGCACCACCCTCAGCAGTAGTAAGATTTTTTACAGCGTGGAATGAGAAACAAGTAAAATCAGCGATTGATCCTGCATGTTTGCCGTTTTGTGAAGCACCAAAAGAATGTGCTGCATCCGCAATAACTGCAATACGTGCAATTTGCTTGGCAGTATCGCTATTACCTGTAAACAAGTCTGCTTTTTCTTTTACAATAGAAAAAATAGTATCGTAATCACAAACCACACCTGCAATATCAACAGGGATAATTGCTTTTGTTTTCGGTGTAATAGCTTCTTTTAGTTTTGTATAATCCATTTGGAAGCTGTCTTTTGCAACATCGACTAAAACCGGAGTAGCTCCAACGTGACAAATGACACTTGCAGATGCCGTATAGGTATATGCAGAAGTAATAACTTCGTCGCCTTCACCAATTCCGAGTATATGCAAAGTAAGTTCAAGTGCCGCAGTAGCTGAGTTTAGGCAAGCAGCTTTTGTTGCACCGCAATAGTCAGCTATTTTTTGCTCAAACAATTTTGTTTTTGGGCCTGTTGTAATCCAACCGGATTTTAAAGTATCGATAACCTCGTTAATTTCAATATCTGTAATATCGGGTGGAGAGAATGGAATTTGATAGTTTGACATTTCAATCATTCCTTTCGAAGATGTTTTATTATTGACATAATATATTGTTAAGTTCATTCATATCTTTGGCGATGGCAATTGCGCCATGTTTGATAAGCTCTTGCTCAGAGCCGAATCCGTATAATACACCTATGCAGTCAATATTGACTTTCTTTGCACCAATGACATCATATTTTGTGTCGCCTATCATGACAACCTCATTATATTCATTTGTTTTGAGTAAGTCTGCGGCAGTTTGAATAATATGAGCTTTTGAGTTGTCAGCTTCGTTTAAGTCACTTCCACAAATTGCGTCCATGTATTTGGCTAATCCTAGATGCTCCATAACGGTAATGGCAAACGGCTCAGGCTTTTTTGTCGCAATTGCTATACGTTTATTTACTTGCTTTAAGTGTAAGAACAGTTCTTCAATACCTTCGTAAGGCTCACATTCATAAATGCCTTTGGATTGATAGTATTCCCGATAAATTGAAACCGCATGGATTGCTTCTTCGTTGGTCATTTGGTATAAGTTTTGAAAAGAGGAACCTATGGAAGGACCGATAAATTGTTGGAGCTTATGCTCGTCCTGTTCTATCATGCCTAGCTTATCAAATGTATAGTATAAGGAATTAAAAATTCCCTCTTTTGAGTTAATTACAGTTCCGTCTAAATCGAATAAAACAACATTCTTTTTGTACAATGTTTTGCTCCTTAGTTTTTATTCTAATCGTCATTATATCACAATCTTAAAAAAATTGCTAATATAATATCGTACGAGATTTTTGTTTATTTTTGTGTGATTATGGTAACAATAACATCAAATCTTGTAATGCATATTAGAGTATTACTGTAATTACCATTGGAGGAGGATTGCGATTGGCTAGATCAAAAAAAAGCATTTGGGTGTTTTTTGTTTCGGCAGGAATAAGCTTTATTGTCTTTGGAACAGTATTTGTAATATTCTTTTATATAACCGATGCCACTAAGATTGATAAAAATCAGGAGGGTATTCCGTATATTAGTCAATATGTCCCTTCGCCGAAGGAAAGTATAAATGTCCTTGTGGTTGGATGTGAGCAAGAGAATTATCCCCCTTCTTTTGAAATGCTTTTTTGCTATGATGCACCCAATGGAATCATATATGTAAGTTCCTTTCCAATACAATCGATATCTACAGTGGGAATTCGTGAAGATACATTAGAAGGTCATTATGATTATCAGGGATTGCAAGGTAGTGTAATTGCGACAGAAAACTTACTATCGATTCCAATTGATCGCTATGTGCGCTTGAATAAAGAAGGTGTATCTAATCTTGTCGATTTCTTCGGTGGAATTGATTATGAGCTTACCGAAGATTTGGCAGTAGGAGAAGAAACCTTTGTAAAAGGAAAACAACTGCTGGATGGTAGACGAGTCAGTACGTTGTTGTTTCAAAAAAAAGAGAAGGATGTATATCATACATCATTACAAGAGGAATTGATAACAAAGTTAATTCAACAACGATTTAATCAGTCATTAGCTGATAAATATGCAAAGTTCAGTTCTGCATTTTTTTATAATACGGAAACAAACTTAAATCAATATGATTTTGCATTACGCCAAAAGGGAATTTGCAGTAAAATGCAGTTGGATAGTGTAGTTGTAAAAAAGCTTCCAATTCGAGGCAACTATACTCAGGAGAAAACAAAGTTTACTCCAACGGAACAAAGCTTAAACGAAGTTAAAACAGTATTACAAGCAATAAAGCGTGAACAGCAGCCGAGTAGTTGATGAAAAAAGTCGATAGGATTTTGTCCTATCGACTTTTTGTCTAATATAAAATTGCTCCGTATTTTTTAGATAACTGTTCTAAATAGGTCATCTCAATTGGTGATTGATTATCAACAATACAGCGACCTTGATATGAAAATAAAGCCGTAACCAATGCTTTTTCATTGGTAGAGTGGAAACATACCGGAAGGTTTGCCAAATGAGAGTTTATAATAAATTGATTTGCATCATCTACAGTATTTAGATGAATCAAAAGTACATCAAAACTATCTTCTTCTGCGGTTAGAAATTGGTCAGCCATATCGTATTCGCAAAAAATAGGTTCTGTAAATTCGATACGTTCATTATCTAAAGCGAAAAGTTGTGTTTCATTGCATAGAATCATATCATTCGGCAGTTCTGGTGGAACAATTTTTTCATGAGGTGGATAAGTATCAAGTAGTTCGCGCATTTCGTGAATATGTTCCGGAGTTGTTCCACAACAACCTCCAATAATACTTGCACCTGCTTCAAGCAGTCTTGCTATATTATTTTTCATCATAACAGGTGAAAGGTCATACACATTTTCAAGCAGTGGATTTGGTTGACCTGCATTCGGCTTTGCAATTAACGGTATCTTAGAAAATTGAGAGAGTTCCTCAATACATTCAACTAAAGATTCCGGTCCACAAGAGCAGTTGATACCAAAAGCGGAAATTCCAAGTTCTTGTAACGTGATGAGACAAGTAAGTGGGGTAGCACCGGATAATAAGCGCCCTTTTTCGTTAATGGTAACCGTCACAAATATTGGCTTGTTAAATTCTCTGCAAGCGATTACTGCTGCCCTAGATTCACTTAATGAAAGCATCGTTTCAATTACAAACAGGTCAACTCCTGCTTCGTTTAAAGCAGAGGCTTGCTCTTTGTAGATATCAACCAATTCAGCAAAAGTCGTATCCCCATATGGCTCGATAAAAAGTCCGGTAGGTGATAAATCGCCTGCAACTTTTTTGCCATTTGCAACTTCTTTTGTTAGTGCAACTAATTTTTTGTTCCATTCAGTAACATGATTTTCAAATCCAAATGTTTGCAGCTTGGCACGGTTTGCAGAAAAGGTAGGCGCATAGATAATATCGCTTCCTGCAGCTACAAATTCCGTTTGCAACTCTTGGATTAGTTCGGGATGATTTAACAGATACTCCTCGATACAAATTCCTTTCGGCATTCCTTTAGCGTAAAGGTTTGTAGCAGTTGCTCCGTCTAAAAGTAAATATCCCGATTGCGGTATGTCCATAAATATAATCCTTTCTTTCATCAATAATATTGTTTTTGAAAGTAAGCTTAAGGCTTACTAATTACATAGATGTTGGTGCGTCAATTTTCAAAAGGGTTAATACATTTTTAATTGTGGTTTTAACTGCCATGCAAAGTGCAAGTCTTGCATACATCAGCTCTTTATCATCAGATTTTACTCTGCAAGCGTTATAAAACTTATGAAATAAAGTAGCAAGGTCAATTGCATAACGAGTAATTCTTGGTGGGTCATATGATTTTGATGCTTCGATTATTTCATTAGGGAAAATAGAAAGATGGCGAATAAGCTCAACTTCTTCTGCAGCATTTAATAAATCAAGGTTACATTCTTTTGCAGCTTTAGGGGTAATTCCTTCTGCTCCTAAATTCAATAATATGCTGCAAATTCTAGCATGTGCATATTGAACGTAGTAAACCGGATTTTGAGAAGATTGTTCTACTGCTAAATCTAAGTCAAAGTCAAAATGAGAATTTGCTTCTCTTAGGTTGAAATGGAATCTTGCAGCATCAATTGGAACTTCATCTAATAAAGTAACCAATGTAATCGCTTTACCGGAACGCTTGCTTGCTTTGATAATTTCGCTTCCACGAACCAAACGAACCATTTGCATTAAAACAACATCCAATCTGGATGGATCAATGTCGAGTGCTTGCAAAGCAGCTTTCAGTCTTGGAACATATCCGTGATGATCTGCGCCTAAAACGTCAATTGCTTTATCAAACCCACGAGTAACCAATTTATTGTAATGATAAGCTATATCTGGTACAACATAAGTTGGAACGCCATTGGAGCGTACCAATACAAAATCTTTATCTGCGCCAAACTCGGTTGCTTTAAACCAAGTTGCACCTTCTGATTCGTATGTGTGACCTTTTTCTTTTAAAAGAGCAACTACTTTGCTTACTTCATCATTTTTATGAAGAGTAGATTCTAAGAACCAATTATCATATTCAATACGATATTTTAATAAATCATCATGTAAGCCTTTGATATTTAAAGGAAGTGCATAAGCAACCAAAGCATCTTTGCGCTCTTCAGATGAAACATCAACGAATTTATCACCATGAATTGCCGCAAATGCTTTAGCATGGTTGATAATATCTTCGCCTTGATATGCATCTTCTGGCATTTCAATATCATTTAGATAAAGCTGTAGATATCTTGTTTCTAAAGAGATAGCAAATTTGTTAATTTGGTTACCCGCATCATTTACATAGAATTCTCTTTTTACATCATAGCCAGCCCAATCTAAAACAGAGGCTAATCCATCACCGATTGCACCACCGCGCGCATTGCCAATGTGCATTGGTCCGGTAGGATTTGCAGAAACAAATTCAACTAATACCTTTTTGTTTTCGCCATAGCTTGTTTTTCCATAATCATCTTTGTTTTCATCAATAGAAGAAACAACGTTGGAAAACCAACTGCGGCTTAAAAATACGTTGATAAATCCTGGACCGGCAACCTCTACTCTTTCGAAGCTGGTTCCTTCTAACACCATTGCGTTCGCAATAATTTCTGCAATTTTTCTTGGTGGTAATTTAAAAGCTCTAGCAGATACCATAGCGACGTTAGTTGCAAAATCGCCATTATTCTTATCAGCAGGAATTTCAATATTAAAAGCTGGAATAGGTTCATTTGAAAGTTCGTTGTTCGCAACAGCTCTTCCAAGAGCGGCTAATATAACCTCACGCAATTCTTTTGTTGCATCAGATACGGGGTTGACAAGTTTCATTCTTTTTTAACTCCTTATTTTTAGTCTATTTTTAATCAGATTTTACATTAATAAATACTTCATTTTCACTTATGAGAGTTGAGTTGATATCAAGGGCATAGCGAAAATAGATATCTCCACCATTTTCGTTGAGATTGGAGTCCATTTGCTTTGTATAAACACCAACCATTAAACTACCTTCATTGGTTCCGTAATGGCCAACATTACGTGTTCCGTTTTCGATTATCAAATGTGATTTTACATTTCCGCTTCGCATCAAAGTAACTTTATCGTTTCCTTCAACTTTCAATGTGGTTGTGCTGCCTTCATATCCCGTTGTTTCGGATTCATCATAAGTAATATAATAATTATTATTTTTTTTATACAATAAACCTTGGGTGAACAATTCCGTTACGTCTTGATCGTCCTCAATTTGCTGTATACCTTTTATTTTTATAAATACGTTTTTTTTCATATATGTGATCATCCTTTTTGCAAAGTGCTTGAATTTGATCAGACTTTGCTTTTACTCATACGAATTAGATTGAAAAACACAGTCATTATTCTAATAAAATTAGCATAAAACAATTGTTAATAGCTTTCAATGTCAATTTTCTCGACATGGCCGACAACAGGCTCTTTTAAAATTGCAGTTGCATTTGTTGCAAAATGTTCAACTGTATCGCTGATATAATATTCACTGGTAGCTATTACTTTAGCATCGTTGAGCATGTTTTGTTTCGCTAAAAATTTAAAAGCATATCGAGCGGCTTCCTGTCCGGAATCAATTAACCGAACATGTTCGCCCATAACAGACTGAATAATATCCTTTATAATTGGATAGTGAGTACATCCTAGAATTAAAGTATCAATATTTGCTTCAATGAGTGGAGCAAGATATTGACGTGCCACTAAAATGGTAACTTCGTTGTCGGGATTGGTAAATCCGCTTTCAACTAAAGGAACAAATAAAGGGCAAGCATTGGCATGAACAGAAAATTGATTGTTAATGTTTCCAAGTGCACGTTCATACGCACCGCTTCGAATGGTAGCAGGAGTACCGATTACACCGATTCTTCCTGATTTTGTTGCTTTTGCAGCAGCTTTTACCGCTGGAATGGGAACGCCTGTATAGGAAACAGGGAGCCCAGCAACAATTTCATCAGAAATGACAGAACTTATTGTTCCACAAGCTACAATTATATATTTCACATCTTTGCTTAATAAAAAGCGAATGTCTTGTTTTGTATATTTTTGAATGGTTTCTTTACTACGAGTACCATATGGTACTCGACCGGTATCACCAAAATAAATGATGTTTTCATTTGGCATAATCTTTTTTAATTCCGAAACAGCAGTTAATCCGCCGAGTCCGGAATCGAATATACCAATGGGACGGTTATCCATATGAGGTTATTTCCTTTCTAGAGCAAGTTCAATTAAACGGTCAATCAGTTTTGTATAAGGAATTCCGCTTGCAGCAAATAGCTGAGGATACATACTGATTGAAGTGAATCCCGGAATTGTATTGATTTCATTTAGAATAATTTCGTTGTTTTCAGTTAAAAAGAAATCTACTCGAGAGAACCCTTCGCAGCCCAATGCTAAATAAGCTTGAATTGCAATGCTTTTGATTGTTTCTGCAACGGATGCGTCAATACGAGCAGGAATATGTGTAACAGTTTTATTTGCAAGATATTTTGCATCATAATCATAAAAATCGTTACAAGGAACAATCTCCCCCAATACAGATGCGATTGGGGCTTCATTGCCTAAAACGGCACATTCGATTTCTTTTCCTTTAATATTTTGTTCAATTACCACTTTTTTATCGTGAATAAAGGCAAGTTCAAAAGCTTTGATCAAAGAAGAACGGTCAGTAGCTTTGGTAATACCAACAGATGAACCAGCATTAGCAGGTTTCACAAAGCAAGGATAACCTAAATTTTCTTCAATACGTCGGAAACAAGCTTCTTGGTCTTTATTATATTGATATTGTAAAACACATTCCCATTTTGCATTATTGATTTTTGCATTGTCAAAAATAGTTTTGGTAACAGCTTTATCCATACAGCAAGCAGAAGAAAGTGTATCGCAACCAACGTAAGGAATGTTAGCAAGAGCCATTAAGCCTTGAAAGGTTCCGTCTTCACCATTTTTACCATGTAATACAGGGAATATAACATCTAAGCGAATGATTTTAGTTGAATCGCCTAACACAATAATACCATGATGAGAGCGATCAGGACTGATTACACAAGGCACACAATGAGCGCCTTGCCAGTTGTTTTTTTGAATTTCTTCAATCTCTCCATTATAAAGGAAAGAAACACCCTCTTTGGTAATTCCAATTTTATATATATTATACTTTTCAGAATCTATATTTTTTAAAACGGAAGTCGCAGACATCAGGGAAACATCGTATTCACTTGATGCGCCACCAAAAATGATACCCAGGTTTAATTTGTTTGAGGAATGGCTGTTATTATCGGACATATGCGTACTACTCCTATCATAATGTAATTATTATTACTATACCACGTTTTTTTTCGATTCGCAATGAAAATACGCATTGAAATATGAATTTGGGAAAAATTATTTGTTAAAAAAACCAAACCAAATTAAATCCCAATCCTATACATATATATTATGAGAACAGTTAAAATATAATTGACAACCCTGTTTCGAAAATGTTACTATTTACCTATACTATATTAGGGGTAAATGGGGAGTATCGTCCTATTTACCCCCAATACCACATACAGAAATAACATATTGATAAAAAAGTTATTGTGAAAGGACAAATAAAATGCTTTTTAATAAGGATAAATCATCTTCCATAGAATATTTGATCGTTGGATTAGGGAATCCCGATAAAAAATATGAAAACACTCGCCATAATGCAGGTTTTCATGCAGTAGATAAAATTGGTGAAGAATACAATGCACCATTAATTAAATTGAAATTCAAATCTATGATTGCGCAAGCTACTATTTCGGGGCATAAATGTTTGCTGATGAAACCAACCACATATATGAACAATAGCGGGCAAGCAGTAGTAGAGGCAATGAATTTTTATAAAGTACCAATTGAGAATGTAATTGTTATATATGATGATATTTCATTAGAACCATCCAAAATTCGAATCCGTCGGAAAGGCAGCGATGGAGGTCATAACGGAATAAAGAGTATCATATATTTAACAGGAGGGGACAACTTTCCACGCATTAAGCTAGGCGTTGGGAAAAAACCGCATCCGGATTATGATTTAGCTGATTGGGTGTTATCAAATTTCACAAAAGAAGAGCAAAGCCAAATGCAAGCGGCATACAATAGTGTACCTGAAATAGCATCTTATATTATTGAAGATAAAATAGATGTTGCAATGAATCAATATAACGCATAATAGAAAAGACATAAAACCGTAACAGGAGATAACATAATGAAGCTTTACCGCCATATTGCAAGTGAACTTGAGCAGTTTAAGTCGCTTGTCAGTAACTTAGAGTCGGGTAAAAATCCTACATTAGTTGTAGGGCTAAGCCAAATTCACAAAGCACATTTTATTTATTCCACACAAGACACATTAAAAAAACAAACGCTCATCATAACGCATGATGAGCTTTCTGCACGTGTACTTGTAGAAGACATTAACGCAATGCAAGGGGATACGATTGCATATCTATATCCCACTCGTGATTTCGCATTACGTCAAGTTGAAACTGCATCAAGAGAATACGAGCAAATTCGTTTGGGCGTTTTATCCAGATTGCTGTCAGGGGAATGCAGGGTAGCCGTTGCATCAATTGAAGCGGTTTTACAGCATACCATTCCGCCAAGTTATTTAAAAGAACGCAGCTTTCAAATTCGACTAGAGGGAAACTATGTATTAGATGAGCTAGTACAAAAGCTGGTTCGTTCGGGATATGAAAACAAACCGCAAGTAGAAGGCGTATGTCAGTTTTGCGTAAGAGGCGGCATATTAGATGTATTTCCACCGAATTATGCATTCCCTGTTCGTATTGAATTTTGGGGCGACCAAGTAGATACTATGGCATTTTTCGATATTGAAACGCAGCGCCGTACCGAGCGGGTAGATATCGTTTCGATTACCCCTGCCAATGAAGTATTATTTGATAGTATGGACGACCTTGCCAATAAAATCGAAGCCTTGATTGCAAAAACAAAACTGCAAAAGGCAAAAGAGGTATTTGGCAAAGACTTAGATCACCTTCGTTCTAGAATACTACTCAATTCCTATGATAAATATTTGTGTTTGGCATATGATACGCCAGCCACTATTTTTGATTACTTACAAGATCCCATTTGTTTTGTAAGTGAATATTCTTCAATGAAAGAGCGATGCAAAACATATTTATGGCAATATCAAGAGGATATTAAGCTATTATTAGAAGAAGGCGAGATGTCTAAGCCGCTTTGCAACTTAAATCAAACATTGCCTTATGTCATGAATCGACTAGATAAAATTCCTACCGCATATCTTGATACATTCGCACATACCAACAATGATGTAAAGTTTGCAAGCCTATTATCTATTAATCCAATTCAAACCAGTAGCTTTGGTGGTGAACTGAAGTTATTATGTGAAGATACCGCACCATTACTTGAGCAAGGGTATGCCGTAGTTGTATTAGCTGGAACGAGCAAAGCTGCAATGGCATTAGCACAAGATTTGCAACAGCTTGATATGCCTGCTCAATATGTAACTGATAGCGATCAAATTGCCTATAACAAAATAACAGTAGTTGCAAATACTTTGTCTTCCGGTATGGAATATCCTGATATTAAGGTAAATATCATCACCACAGGAAGACAAGCTGATTCCAAGAAACGAAGTGAACGCTTTAAAAAAGGAAAGCAAATTCGCAGCTTAACCGATTTGGAAAAAGGCGATTTAGTTGTTCATGTTTCTCATGGTATTGGTGTGTTTGAGGGTATTCACAAGCTGGAAATGCAAGGCATTGTAAAAGACTATATTAAAATCAGCTATGCGGGTGCAGATACGCTATATGTTCCGGTAACGCAATTAGATTTAGTATCGAAATATATCGGGCCAAAAGATGATGGCAAGGTAAAGCTGAATAAGCTACATTCTACCGAGTGGCAAAAAACACGTTCTCGTGTAAAAAAAGCTGTAGAGGATATGGCGGATGAGCTGATTCTTTTATACGCACGTCGGATGCAGGCAAAAGGATATGCTTTTAGCGAAGATACCGAATGGCAAAAGGATTTTGAGCAGCATTTCCCTTATACAGAAACAGACGATCAGCTCCGTTGCATTGAAGAAATCAAAGCAGATATGGAACGCCCCGTTCCAATGGATCGTGTATTATGCGGTGATGTTGGATTTGGTAAAACAGAAGTAGCAATGAGAGCTTGCTTTAAATGTGTTATGGATAATAAGCAAGCGGCTATTTTATGCCCTACAACGATTTTAGCATGGCAGCATTATCAATCATTCACAAAACGGTTCGAGAGCTTTCCGATTAATATAGAGGTACTTTCACGTTTTCGTACTCCGAAGCAGCAAAAAGAGATATTGCAAAAGCTGAAAGATGGAAGAATTGATATTATAATCGGAACACATCGTTTGGTGCAAAAGGATATTGAATTTCATGATTTAGGGCTTGCAATTGTCGATGAGGAGCAGCGTTTCGGTGTTCGCCATAAAGAACGATTCAAAGAGATGTTTACGAATGTAGATATGTTGAACCTTTCAGCAACACCAATTCCAAGAACCTTGAATATGGCGATTTCGGGTATTCGTGATATGTCAACAATAGAGCAAGCACCACAAGACCGTCATCCCGTACAATCTTATGTATTGGAGCATGATATGAGTATCTTGGGTGATGCGATTAAAAAGGAACTTCGTCGTGGTGGACAGGTATATTATATTCATAATAAGATAGATTCGATTGAGCTTTGTGCTTCTAAAATACAAGCAGAGGTACCCGAAGCACGAATTGCTGTTGCTCATGGGCGAATGGAAGAGAAAGAAATTACTGAAATTTGGCGTCAGCTTTTAGAGCACGAAATTGATATATTGGTTTGCACAACCATTATTGAAACAGGTGTTGACGTTGCAAACTGTAATACGCTGATTATTGAAAATGCAGATCATATGGGATTATCCCAACTATACCAATTACGTGGTCGAGTAGGTCGATCTAACCGTCGTGCGTTTGCTTATTTTACTTTTACAAGAGGAAAAGTGTTAACCGAAATTGCAAATAAACGATTGAGTGCAATACGGGAATTTACAAAGTTTGGGTCGGGCTTTCGTATTGCTATGCGTGACCTTGAAATTCGAGGAGCGGGTAGTATC
It encodes:
- a CDS encoding homocysteine S-methyltransferase family protein — encoded protein: MDIPQSGYLLLDGATATNLYAKGMPKGICIEEYLLNHPELIQELQTEFVAAGSDIIYAPTFSANRAKLQTFGFENHVTEWNKKLVALTKEVANGKKVAGDLSPTGLFIEPYGDTTFAELVDIYKEQASALNEAGVDLFVIETMLSLSESRAAVIACREFNKPIFVTVTINEKGRLLSGATPLTCLITLQELGISAFGINCSCGPESLVECIEELSQFSKIPLIAKPNAGQPNPLLENVYDLSPVMMKNNIARLLEAGASIIGGCCGTTPEHIHEMRELLDTYPPHEKIVPPELPNDMILCNETQLFALDNERIEFTEPIFCEYDMADQFLTAEEDSFDVLLIHLNTVDDANQFIINSHLANLPVCFHSTNEKALVTALFSYQGRCIVDNQSPIEMTYLEQLSKKYGAILY
- a CDS encoding HD domain-containing protein, whose product is MKCNTRHSWTSNNRHESVAEHSWRLAVFAYCMKDEFSDINMDKVMLMCLTHDIGEAVTGDIPSFLKTDTHEEKEEFAIYELLDTLDSPQKEELKALFQEMLALETNEAKLYKALDKLEAVMQHNQADLSTWIPIEYELNQTYANEEVEAFPYLKELREILCKETQTKIAFQNRVK
- a CDS encoding DegT/DnrJ/EryC1/StrS family aminotransferase, which codes for MSNYQIPFSPPDITDIEINEVIDTLKSGWITTGPKTKLFEQKIADYCGATKAACLNSATAALELTLHILGIGEGDEVITSAYTYTASASVICHVGATPVLVDVAKDSFQMDYTKLKEAITPKTKAIIPVDIAGVVCDYDTIFSIVKEKADLFTGNSDTAKQIARIAVIADAAHSFGASQNGKHAGSIADFTCFSFHAVKNLTTAEGGAAVFSNTDSKNVDDIYKQYMLLSLHGQSKDALAKTQLGAWEYDIVSPAYKCNMTDIMASLGLGQLQRYDGMLARRKEMITRYNKAFEGTIVKPLTHYDENNASSGHLYVTRLMGKDISFRNNIIIELAKRGISANVHYKPLPLLSAYKNIGFDIQNYPNAFELYQNEITLPLHTKLTDDEIDYVTATLLELLK
- a CDS encoding LCP family protein, translating into MARSKKSIWVFFVSAGISFIVFGTVFVIFFYITDATKIDKNQEGIPYISQYVPSPKESINVLVVGCEQENYPPSFEMLFCYDAPNGIIYVSSFPIQSISTVGIREDTLEGHYDYQGLQGSVIATENLLSIPIDRYVRLNKEGVSNLVDFFGGIDYELTEDLAVGEETFVKGKQLLDGRRVSTLLFQKKEKDVYHTSLQEELITKLIQQRFNQSLADKYAKFSSAFFYNTETNLNQYDFALRQKGICSKMQLDSVVVKKLPIRGNYTQEKTKFTPTEQSLNEVKTVLQAIKREQQPSS
- the argS gene encoding arginine--tRNA ligase — encoded protein: MKLVNPVSDATKELREVILAALGRAVANNELSNEPIPAFNIEIPADKNNGDFATNVAMVSARAFKLPPRKIAEIIANAMVLEGTSFERVEVAGPGFINVFLSRSWFSNVVSSIDENKDDYGKTSYGENKKVLVEFVSANPTGPMHIGNARGGAIGDGLASVLDWAGYDVKREFYVNDAGNQINKFAISLETRYLQLYLNDIEMPEDAYQGEDIINHAKAFAAIHGDKFVDVSSEERKDALVAYALPLNIKGLHDDLLKYRIEYDNWFLESTLHKNDEVSKVVALLKEKGHTYESEGATWFKATEFGADKDFVLVRSNGVPTYVVPDIAYHYNKLVTRGFDKAIDVLGADHHGYVPRLKAALQALDIDPSRLDVVLMQMVRLVRGSEIIKASKRSGKAITLVTLLDEVPIDAARFHFNLREANSHFDFDLDLAVEQSSQNPVYYVQYAHARICSILLNLGAEGITPKAAKECNLDLLNAAEEVELIRHLSIFPNEIIEASKSYDPPRITRYAIDLATLFHKFYNACRVKSDDKELMYARLALCMAVKTTIKNVLTLLKIDAPTSM
- a CDS encoding HAD hydrolase-like protein; translated protein: MYKKNVVLFDLDGTVINSKEGIFNSLYYTFDKLGMIEQDEHKLQQFIGPSIGSSFQNLYQMTNEEAIHAVSIYREYYQSKGIYECEPYEGIEELFLHLKQVNKRIAIATKKPEPFAITVMEHLGLAKYMDAICGSDLNEADNSKAHIIQTAADLLKTNEYNEVVMIGDTKYDVIGAKKVNIDCIGVLYGFGSEQELIKHGAIAIAKDMNELNNILCQ
- the murI gene encoding glutamate racemase is translated as MDNRPIGIFDSGLGGLTAVSELKKIMPNENIIYFGDTGRVPYGTRSKETIQKYTKQDIRFLLSKDVKYIIVACGTISSVISDEIVAGLPVSYTGVPIPAVKAAAKATKSGRIGVIGTPATIRSGAYERALGNINNQFSVHANACPLFVPLVESGFTNPDNEVTILVARQYLAPLIEANIDTLILGCTHYPIIKDIIQSVMGEHVRLIDSGQEAARYAFKFLAKQNMLNDAKVIATSEYYISDTVEHFATNATAILKEPVVGHVEKIDIESY
- a CDS encoding DUF1934 domain-containing protein, with product MKKNVFIKIKGIQQIEDDQDVTELFTQGLLYKKNNNYYITYDESETTGYEGSTTTLKVEGNDKVTLMRSGNVKSHLIIENGTRNVGHYGTNEGSLMVGVYTKQMDSNLNENGGDIYFRYALDINSTLISENEVFINVKSD